One Myripristis murdjan chromosome 18, fMyrMur1.1, whole genome shotgun sequence DNA window includes the following coding sequences:
- the LOC115376384 gene encoding uncharacterized protein LOC115376384: protein MNSKVMDDRIPKRANTLNTTTQSNNSSVVVHKSTYSKSKPPCPVCEDEMHGIAKCPTFAERTTEDKRAFIRENQLCFGCLWKGHVMKDCKRRHTCSSCGRRHPTCLHEEKGAAAVAALEPNPTSTEDARGQEAHNALSHAVTQSSSSTSNIVPVFLSSVKDPNRELLTYALLDTQSDTTFILEDMLKELNVNASSVQLKLSTMTAVNTVIASKIVHGLQVRGIHSETHVQLHKAYSRDFIPVDRSHIPTAKTALQWPHLRHLADKLSPLQDCEVGLLIGYDCPLALAPLEVIRGDGNEPFAQRTELGWSITGSSNPHLDRLGNQSFVHRVAVKEMPTPSAADVLKILESDFNEKGDEDRYVSQDDVRFIQLLSDNINQRGDGHYELPLPFKSSTPPSLPNNKRLAIVRLQHLRRKLKNNKQYYDHYKAFMEEIISRGDAEPAPPMAEGDVVWYIPHHGVYHPQKPDKLRVVFDCSAKFRGVSLNDTLLTGPDLINSLVGVLCRFRKEAVAVVCDVERMFHQFFVPPRVRNYLRFLWWEHGDLETEPQEYQMAVHLFGAASSPGCANFGLKYLAQQHKSAHPSASAFVEKNFYVDDGLTSVSSIKEAKDLIVEAQRLCKRGGLHLHKFNSNMQEVLDCVDPSERAATAKSYDLSLDVTPVGCALGIQWSLEDDTFSFNVNFKDQPATRRGVLSVIASLYDPLGFVSPFALLGKCILQELCRMGKGWDEPLPEDVYLRWEEWKSGLQKLREVKIPRCYHPYNFGDIMRIELHHFSDASNVGYGACSYVRYINDRNEIYCSLVMAKARVAPTKMMSIPRLELSAAVVSARTSAMLKTELEMKIDEEFFWTDSQVVLAYIHNDSRRFHVFVANRLQVIKDRTDPCQWHYVDTLENPADHASRGLHVSDLSSTTWMSGPKFLWEQEVKPRSNFFTELLVGDPEVRAVQVNVATTTTNDFNNMLGSLSRFSSWMKLLKVVARIKRLASKRGHHSNHVTIEERERAAEAVIKLAQHQAFSHEMKTLERGGSLPSSSPLFRLDPIVDKGLLRIGGRLKQSSLSQELKHPVILPKNSHITKLIMSYYHDRICHQGRGQTQMELRANGFWLIGGSKSVAKLIYNCVKCRKLRRPVEEQRMAELPKERVEMSAPFTYCGMDVFGPFIIKRARKEYKRYGLILTCLSSRAVHIEMLEDLSTDTFINALRCFISLRGAVRQLHCDHGTNFVGARNELREALKQCDMTQLEVYMAEKQCEFIFNAPAASHAGGVWERQIRTVRNVLNATLSLCPGRLDDASLRTLFYEAMAIVNSRPLNTDGINDPTSLEPLTPNHLILMKSKVALPPPGKFVREDMYATKRWRRVQYLIEQFWSRWRKEYLLNITIRQKWHVPRRNLKVNDVIIIKDDFLPRNQWLLGRVVEPIQGEDGLVRRVKVQVGDRKSSGKLLIVERPIQKLVLLLEGE from the coding sequence ATGAACTCCAAAGTAATGGACGACAGAATACCCAAAAGGGCAAATACTCTGAATACAACCACCCAATCTAATAACTCCTCTGTTGTGGTACATAAATCAACCTATTCTAAATCAAAACCACCTTGCCCAGTCTGTGAGGATGAAATGCATGGCATAGCTAAGTGCCCTACCTTTGCAGAAAGAACTACTGAAGATAAAAGGGCATTTATTCGGGAAAATCAACTTTGCTTTGGCTGCCTGTGGAAGGGACATGTCATGAAGGATTGCAAAAGGCGACACACATGTAGTTCATGTGGTCGACGTCATCCGACCTGCCTGCATGAAGAGAAGGGGGCTGCAGCTGTGGCAGCCTTGGAGCCAAATCCTACTTCCACAGAAGATGCCAGAGGTCAGGAAGCCCACAATGCATTGTCCCACGCTGTGACTCAAAGTTCTTCCTCCACTTCGAATATTGTACCTGTATTTTTGTCATCAGTGAAAGACCCAAATAGAGAGCTACTCACCTACGCGTTACTCGACACGCAGAGTGACACAACGTTTATTTTGGAAGATATGCTCAAAGAACTTAATGTGAACGCATCATCTGTTCAATTGAAGCTAAGCACAATGACGGCTGTCAACACTGTCATAGCAAGCAAGATTGTCCATGGTCTGCAAGTTAGAGGAATTCACTCTGAAACCCATGTTCAGCTACATAAGGCTTACTCTAGGGATTTCATCCCAGTGGACAGATCTCATATCCCGACCGCCAAGACAGCACTTCAGTGGCCACACTTGAGACATCTGGCAGACAAACTTTCACCACTGCAAGACTGTGAAGTGGGACTGCTGATTGGATATGATTGTCCATTAGCATTAGCACCGTTGGAGGTCATCAGAGGCGATGGGAATGAACCTTTTGCACAGAGAACCGAGCTTGGGTGGAGTATAACAGGATCCTCCAATCCCCATCTCGACAGACTGGGAAACCAGAGCTTTGTACATAGAGTTGCAGTGAAGGAAATGCCAACGCCATCAGCCGCTGACGTTCTTAAAATTCTTGAATCAGACTTTAATGAGAAGGGAGACGAAGACAGGTATGTGTCACAGGACGATGTCCGCTTCATTCAACTCCTTAGTGACAACATAAACCAGAGAGGAGATGGACATTATGAGCTCCCCCTCCCCTTTAAGAGCAGTACTCCTCCCTCACTACCAAATAACAAAAGGCTGGCTATTGTTCGCCTGCAACATTTAAGGAGAAAATTAaagaacaataaacaatattatgATCATTATAAGGCCTTTATGGAGGAAATTATCAGCAGAGGGGATGCGGAGCCAGCCCCCCCCATGGCTGAGGGAGATGTTGTGTGGTACATACCTCATCATGGTGTATACCACCCGCAAAAACCAGACAAGTTAAGGGTAGTTTTTGATTGCTCAGCAAAGTTTCGTGGAGTCTCCCTCAATGACACACTCTTGACTGGTCCAGACCTAATTAACTCACTGGTGGGAGTCCTTTGTCGCTTCCGGAAAGAGGCTGTGGCTGTGGTATGTGATGTTGAAAGGATGTTTCACCAGTTTTTTGTTCCACCCAGAGTACGGAACTATCTGAGGTTTCTATGGTGGGAGCACGGAGATTTGGAAACAGAACCCCAAGAATACCAGATGGCTGTTCATCTTTTTGGGGCCGCCTCATCGCCTGGCTGTGCCAACTTCGGTCTTAAGTATTtagcacagcaacacaaatcCGCTCATCCTTCAGCCTCGGCCTTTGTCGAGAAGAACTTTTATGTAGACGACGGCTTGACCAGTGTCTCTTCGATCAAGGAAGCCAAGGACTTGATTGTTGAAGCACAAAGATTGTGCAAAAGGGGAGGTTTGCATTTGCATAAGTTCAACTCAAATATGCAGGAAGTTCTTGACTGTGTTGATCCTTCAGAAAGGGCAGCAACTGCTAAATCCTATGATCTCAGTCTAGATGTGACACCAGTTGGGTGTGCACTTGGCATTCAGTGGTCATTAGAAGATGACACCTTCAGTTTCAATGTCAACTTCAAGGACCAACCAGCTACTCGCCGGGGTGTTCTCTCCGTTATTGCCTCCCTGTACGACCCACTGGGCTTTGTCTCCCCTTTTGCCCTGCTTGGGAAGTGTATTTTACAGGAGCTGTGCCGTATGGGTAAGGGATGGGATGAGCCCCTTCCTGAGGATGTATACTTAAGGTGGGAGGAGTGGAAAAGTGGTCTCCAAAAACTGAGAGAAGTAAAGATTCCCAGATGCTATCACCCATACAACTTTGGTGACATCATGAGGATAGAACTGCACCACTTCTCGGATGCCAGTAATGTTGGTTATGGTGCATGTTCCTATGTTAGGTATATCAATGACAGGAATGAAATCTACTGTAGCCTTGTGATGGCTAAGGCAAGAGTAGCGCCCACAAAAATGATGAGCATTCCAAGACTGGAACTTTCTGCTGCTGTAGTCTCTGCCAGAACAAGTGCCATGTTGAAAACTGAACTGGAAATGAAAATTGATGAGGAGTTCTTTTGGACTGACTCCCAAGTCGTGCTGGCATACATCCATAATGACTCAAGAAGGTTTCATGTGTTTGTCGCAAATCGCCTTCAAGTGATAAAGGACAGAACAGATCCCTGTCAGTGGCATTATGTTGACACATTAGAGAATCCAGCTGACCATGCCTCCAGAGGCCTTCATGTCTCCGACCTCTCTTCGACAACCTGGATGTCAGGACCTAAATTCCTGTGGGAGCAAGAAGTGAAACCTAGATCTAACTTCTTCACTGAACTGCTGGTTGGGGACCCTGAAGTTAGAGCGGTTCAAGTGAATGTAGCCACTACCACCACCAATGACTTTAACAACATGCTCGGCAGTTTGAGTCGATTTTCATCTTGGATGAAACTCCTCAAGGTTGTTGCGAGAATTAAGAGGCTGGCATCCAAGCGAGGCCATCACAGTAATCATGTGACTATTGAAGAACGAGAAAGAGCGGCTGAGGCGGTCATTAAGCTCGCTCAGCACCAAGCATTCTCCCACGAGATGAAAACACTTGAAAGAGGAGGTAGTCTCCCTAGTTCCAGCCCTCTTTTCCGCCTTGACCCTATTGTGGATAAGGGCCTTCTTCGGATTGGTGGGAGGCTGAAGCAATCATCCCTCAGTCAAGAATTAAAACACCCAGTCATTCTTCCAAAAAACTCTCACATTACTAAGCTCATCATGTCATACTACCATGACAGAATTTGTCATCAAGGCCGAGGCCAAACCCAAATGGAGCTCAGAGCCAATGGGTTCTGGCTTATTGGTGGGAGTAAATCTGTCGCCAAGCTGATATACAATTGTGTGAAGTGTAGGAAACTTCGACGCCCAGTAGAGGAGCAACGTATGGCTGAGCTTCCGAAGGAACGAGTCGAGATGTCAGCTCCATTTACATATTGTGGCATGGATGTGTTTGGCCCATTCATCATCAAGAGAGCACGCAAGGAATACAAGAGGTATGGACTGATCCTAACTTGCCTCTCTTCCCGAGCTGTTCATATTGAAATGTTGGAGGATCTGTCTACAGACACATTTATCAATGCTTTGAGGTGTTTCATTAGCCTTAGAGGAGCTGTACGTCAACTCCATTGTGATCATGGCACAAACTTTGTAGGAGCCAGAAATGAGCTCAGAGAGGCACTTAAGCAGTGTGACATGACTCAACTTGAGGTTTACATGGCAGAGAAACAATGTGAGTTCATCTTCAACGCCCCTGCAGCAAGCCATGCGGGTGGTGTTTGGGAACGCCAAATCCGGACTGTTAGAAATGTATTGAAtgccactctttctctctgtcctggcAGACTTGATGATGCGTCACTTCGAACTTTGTTCTATGAGGCCATGGCCATTGTTAACAGCCGCCCACTAAATACAGATGGAATCAATGATCCCACATCACTGGAGCCCTTGACACCCAACCATCTCATTCTGATGAAATCTAAAGTCGCTCTCCCACCTCCTGGAAAGTTTGTAAGGGAAGACATGTATGCAACAAAGCGGTGGCGGCGGGTGCAATATTTGATTGAACAGTTTTGGAGTCGCTGGAGGAAGGAATACCTCTTGAATATTACTATACGACAGAAGTGGCATGTGCCTCGGCGCAACCTTAAAGTTAATGATGTCATCATTATCAAGGATGATTTTCTCCCCAGAAACCAGTGGCTGTTAGGACGAGTGGTTGAGCCTATTCAAGGAGAGGATGGCCTAGTGCGTAGGGTCAAAGTGCAAGTGGGAGATCGAAAATCATCAGGGAAACTTTTAATTGTTGAAAGACCTATCCAGAAGTTAGTGCTCCTTTTAGAGGGTGAGTGA